One region of Mucilaginibacter gotjawali genomic DNA includes:
- a CDS encoding TonB-dependent receptor: MKIIYALVILLFISAVVNAQNAPLKTFSVNFQQAGTEQVVKDLESKTGYHFYYNAAQFDSLKVTLQLNDKTLGEILNAAFLNTFYHYTIVPAKMWVFLTRDKEIHPLVATGYFTPKPNQVTINNTEPVTDLTATDKKPAIESTIENKLYEIGIKTNEVKPGNATISGYVKELKSGDAIAGASIFVANTKTGVVSDKFGYYTLSLPRGREQLIVKAIGMKDTRRQLMLYTDGELNIELQDQVTRLKEVKISADKVANVRGVELSVNRLDIKNIKQVPQIFGETDVLRVVLTLPGVQSVGEATTGFNVRGGAADQNLILLNDATIYNPAHFFGFFSAFNPDIVKDVELYKNSIPEKFGGRLSSVLEVTDREGNKKIFTGSAGIGLLTSRLNVEGPIIKDKTSFIFGARTSYSDWLLSLLPAEYKHSHASFYDLNLDISHQINKNNNIYITSYLSNDNFRLNSDTTYNYSNQNANIKWKHNFNTKLFGVLTAGYDGYKYDISSIQNPVDGYKLKFNINQTNFKTDFTYYLNSNNTVDFGVSSIYYQLNPGDEEPYGNGSLVVPNVVPAEHALESAVYLGDKYDITDDLTISAGVRFSVYNYLGQQTIDNYAPNLPRSPANVTDSTTYGKGKIINTYSHPEIRISARYNLSDDLSIKAGYNTLAQYIHLLSNTTAISPIDVYKLSDPNIKPQYGDQVSLGLYKNAKANTIEASVEVYYKRINNYLDYKSSASLLLNQHIEQDVLNTQGKAYGIEFSLRKTAGKLNGWVNYTYSRTFLRQNDPNAGELINGGAYYPANYDKPNAFNFTGNYRFTHRYSVSLDVTYSTGRPITLPIAKYYAYGSERVFYSDRNEYRIPDYFRSDFSLNIDGNHKVHQRFHNSWSVGVYNLTGRQNAYSTFFQEQGGAINEYQLSIFAKPIPFINYNIRF, encoded by the coding sequence ATGAAAATAATTTACGCTTTAGTTATCCTTTTATTTATCTCTGCCGTTGTTAACGCGCAAAATGCTCCGTTAAAAACGTTTAGTGTGAATTTTCAGCAAGCCGGCACAGAGCAAGTGGTGAAAGACCTTGAATCGAAAACAGGCTACCATTTTTATTACAATGCAGCGCAGTTTGACAGCCTTAAGGTAACGTTGCAACTTAATGATAAAACGCTGGGTGAAATCCTGAATGCTGCATTTCTCAATACATTCTATCATTATACCATTGTTCCGGCAAAAATGTGGGTTTTTTTGACCAGGGATAAAGAAATCCACCCCCTTGTAGCAACCGGTTATTTTACCCCTAAACCCAACCAGGTCACCATTAACAATACCGAACCGGTTACCGACCTGACAGCCACCGATAAAAAACCGGCGATTGAATCGACCATTGAGAACAAACTTTACGAGATCGGGATAAAAACAAACGAAGTTAAACCCGGCAATGCAACTATCTCCGGCTATGTTAAGGAACTTAAATCAGGCGATGCTATAGCCGGCGCCAGCATTTTTGTAGCCAACACAAAAACCGGTGTAGTTTCTGATAAATTTGGTTACTATACCTTATCGTTACCGCGCGGAAGGGAACAATTGATAGTGAAGGCGATCGGCATGAAAGATACCCGGAGGCAGCTGATGCTTTATACCGATGGCGAATTGAATATTGAATTACAGGACCAGGTTACCCGTTTAAAAGAAGTAAAAATATCAGCCGACAAGGTTGCCAATGTTCGTGGCGTGGAACTGAGCGTTAACCGGCTTGACATTAAAAACATTAAGCAGGTCCCCCAAATTTTTGGCGAGACTGACGTTTTACGCGTAGTATTAACGTTACCGGGCGTGCAGTCAGTAGGCGAGGCGACAACAGGCTTTAATGTTCGGGGTGGCGCCGCCGACCAAAACCTGATCTTGCTGAATGATGCCACTATTTACAATCCCGCTCACTTTTTTGGTTTCTTTTCGGCATTTAATCCAGACATCGTAAAAGATGTAGAATTATACAAAAATAGTATACCCGAAAAATTTGGAGGTCGTTTATCTTCCGTTCTGGAGGTAACAGACCGCGAGGGCAACAAAAAAATCTTTACAGGTTCAGCAGGGATCGGCCTGTTGACCAGCCGGCTGAACGTTGAAGGCCCCATAATTAAAGATAAGACTTCGTTTATTTTTGGCGCACGCACCAGCTATTCCGATTGGCTTTTGAGTTTGCTGCCCGCTGAATATAAACACAGCCATGCTTCCTTTTATGATCTTAACCTTGATATCAGCCACCAAATTAACAAGAATAACAATATATACATTACCAGCTACCTAAGCAACGATAATTTTAGGTTAAATAGCGATACCACTTATAATTATAGTAACCAAAATGCAAATATTAAATGGAAGCATAATTTCAACACCAAGCTTTTCGGGGTATTAACCGCAGGTTATGACGGATACAAGTATGATATTTCGAGTATTCAAAACCCCGTTGACGGCTATAAACTGAAGTTTAATATCAACCAAACCAATTTTAAGACTGATTTTACCTATTATCTTAACAGTAATAACACGGTGGATTTTGGTGTTAGTTCAATTTATTACCAATTAAATCCGGGTGATGAAGAGCCTTATGGAAACGGTTCGTTGGTTGTACCTAACGTGGTTCCGGCGGAGCACGCGCTGGAGAGTGCTGTGTATCTTGGCGACAAATATGATATAACCGATGACCTGACGATAAGCGCCGGGGTGAGATTTTCTGTTTACAATTACCTTGGTCAGCAAACTATAGATAATTATGCCCCAAACCTGCCGCGGTCGCCAGCCAATGTTACCGACAGCACCACTTATGGCAAAGGAAAAATCATCAACACTTATTCTCACCCTGAAATAAGGATATCTGCCCGCTATAATTTAAGCGACGATCTTTCCATAAAAGCAGGCTATAATACACTTGCACAGTACATTCATTTACTTTCAAATACGACTGCCATCTCTCCTATTGACGTTTATAAGTTAAGCGACCCTAATATAAAACCTCAATACGGCGACCAGGTTTCGCTGGGCTTATATAAAAATGCAAAAGCTAATACCATTGAGGCCTCAGTTGAAGTTTACTATAAGCGTATTAATAATTACCTCGATTATAAAAGCAGCGCCTCGTTACTGCTCAATCAGCATATTGAACAGGATGTGCTCAACACACAGGGCAAAGCCTATGGTATTGAGTTTTCGCTGCGAAAAACTGCAGGCAAGTTAAACGGATGGGTCAACTATACCTACTCGCGAACTTTTTTACGTCAAAACGATCCGAATGCGGGTGAATTGATCAACGGCGGCGCTTATTACCCTGCTAATTACGATAAGCCCAACGCTTTTAATTTTACCGGTAATTACCGTTTTACGCACAGGTATAGTGTTTCATTAGATGTTACCTACAGTACAGGGCGGCCCATCACCCTGCCAATTGCCAAATATTATGCCTACGGATCAGAAAGAGTATTTTATTCTGACAGGAATGAGTATAGGATACCTGATTATTTCAGGTCCGATTTCTCCTTAAATATTGATGGGAACCATAAGGTGCACCAGCGTTTCCACAACTCGTGGAGCGTGGGCGTTTATAATTTAACGGGAAGGCAAAATGCGTATTCAACATTTTTCCAGGAACAAGGCGGCGCTATTAACGAGTACCAGCTTTCCATATTTGCAAAGCCCATACCCTTTATAAATTATAACATAAGGTTTTAA
- a CDS encoding DUF4249 domain-containing protein: MAGKRKFIVVLIVTATLFACKKQISSSVTSAPNNYLVVTGNIIPNDTSTISLSRTVNIAGKPNSKPELNASVSIEGSQGGSDHLTATGNGNYVLSPLNLSTAQSYRLKITTGDGKQYASDFVSVKNSPPIDTLNYNLKNSGLQINVSTHDPASNTHYYRWDYTETYIIHSMYYSHFMVVNHDTTAVRPADQQIYQCWASDTASTIVLGTSAKLSKDIISDQPVIAIPFNSEKGFIRYSILVKQYALTADAYNYFVLLKKNTEQLGSIFDAQPSALRGNIHCTSNPAEPVIGYITAGTTTQKRIFIDHNDLPGWAASKPDTACSADTLLYMRIIKLKSGGDTFAMEVHDLIYGGIKIPIDIVGRYPTGGFTGAFPQCVDCTLRGVNKPPSFWK, from the coding sequence ATGGCAGGAAAAAGGAAATTTATTGTTGTGCTGATAGTAACCGCGACTTTGTTTGCCTGTAAAAAGCAAATCAGCTCGTCGGTAACCAGTGCGCCCAATAATTACCTGGTGGTTACCGGCAATATCATACCTAACGATACTTCGACAATTTCGTTGAGCCGTACCGTAAATATCGCAGGAAAGCCAAATTCAAAGCCGGAGCTTAATGCGTCGGTGAGCATCGAAGGGTCACAGGGTGGTAGCGATCACTTAACTGCAACCGGCAACGGAAACTATGTATTATCCCCGCTAAACTTATCAACAGCACAAAGTTATCGTTTAAAAATCACAACAGGTGACGGCAAACAGTATGCATCGGATTTCGTATCAGTTAAAAACTCTCCTCCTATAGACACCCTGAACTATAACCTTAAAAACAGTGGTCTGCAGATTAACGTAAGCACACATGACCCGGCCAGTAACACCCATTATTACAGGTGGGATTATACAGAAACGTACATTATTCACTCCATGTATTACTCGCATTTTATGGTAGTAAATCATGATACGACCGCTGTGCGCCCGGCCGATCAGCAAATTTATCAATGCTGGGCAAGTGACACTGCGAGTACAATTGTTTTGGGTACATCTGCAAAATTATCGAAAGATATAATCAGCGATCAGCCGGTAATAGCTATTCCTTTTAATTCCGAAAAGGGATTTATTCGATATAGTATACTAGTTAAACAATATGCGTTAACTGCTGATGCCTATAACTATTTCGTCCTGCTAAAAAAGAATACGGAACAATTAGGAAGTATTTTTGATGCGCAGCCATCGGCTTTGAGGGGTAACATACATTGCACTTCAAATCCAGCTGAACCAGTTATTGGGTATATTACAGCCGGAACAACGACGCAAAAAAGGATATTTATTGACCATAACGACCTTCCTGGATGGGCTGCATCAAAGCCAGATACCGCCTGTTCGGCAGATACGTTGCTATACATGCGCATTATTAAATTAAAATCGGGGGGTGATACATTTGCCATGGAGGTGCATGACCTTATTTACGGCGGGATAAAAATACCTATTGATATTGTAGGGCGCTATCCGACCGGCGGCTTTACGGGCGCATTCCCGCAATGCGTTGACTGTACATTAAGGGGCGTTAATAAACCGCCATCATTTTGGAAATAG
- a CDS encoding DUF4249 domain-containing protein, translating to MEIEDMSLKPKYIFLTVLMTAAFACKKQISSSVTNAPNNYLVVNGNIAPDDTTTITLTRTVNISGKVNSKPELGAAVSIEGSQGNHYNLAANSKGDYILAPVNLSAGQNYRLKITTSDGKQYASDFVPVKNSPQIDTINYAIQSKGLQININTHDPANSTHYYRWDYTETYIIHSLYNSHYMEVNHDTTAPRPADKEIYQCWASDTSSTIVLGSSAKLSKDIISAQPVITIPSTSEKIHIRYSIMVKQYALTTDAYNYFVLLKKNTEQLGSIFDAQPSELTGNIHCLTNPSEPVVGFVTAGSVTQQRIFIDNANLPAWQADLPFKGCSADTLVYIYTIPKSVPPQSILQVKEFIYTDVMIPIDYVEGIYPNNGYTAAFPYCVDCTLRGSNRQPSFWK from the coding sequence TTGGAAATAGAAGACATGAGTTTGAAACCAAAATATATATTTTTAACAGTACTAATGACGGCCGCGTTTGCCTGTAAAAAGCAAATCAGCTCGTCAGTTACCAATGCCCCCAACAACTACCTGGTGGTAAACGGGAATATTGCGCCTGATGATACTACAACGATTACCCTTACCCGGACGGTAAATATTTCGGGCAAAGTAAATTCAAAACCCGAGTTAGGTGCCGCGGTTAGCATTGAAGGTTCGCAAGGCAACCACTATAACCTGGCTGCGAATAGCAAAGGCGACTATATATTGGCGCCGGTAAATTTGTCGGCCGGGCAAAATTATCGCCTGAAAATTACGACCAGCGACGGGAAGCAATACGCTTCGGATTTTGTACCGGTGAAGAATTCGCCGCAAATTGACACGATTAATTATGCAATTCAAAGTAAAGGTCTCCAAATCAATATAAATACCCATGACCCGGCCAACAGCACGCATTATTACCGATGGGATTATACCGAGACTTATATTATTCACTCCCTATATAATTCGCACTATATGGAAGTAAATCATGACACCACTGCACCCCGGCCAGCCGATAAAGAAATATACCAATGCTGGGCCAGCGATACCTCAAGCACTATTGTTTTGGGTTCGTCAGCGAAATTATCAAAAGATATCATCAGTGCACAACCCGTTATCACCATCCCTTCAACTTCCGAAAAAATTCACATCAGGTACAGTATAATGGTAAAGCAATACGCATTAACAACCGATGCCTATAACTATTTTGTATTGTTAAAAAAGAACACCGAACAGTTAGGCAGCATTTTCGATGCGCAGCCCTCGGAGCTGACCGGTAATATCCATTGTTTAACAAACCCGTCTGAGCCGGTTGTCGGATTCGTAACAGCAGGTTCGGTTACACAGCAACGTATTTTTATTGATAATGCAAATTTACCCGCATGGCAGGCCGATCTTCCCTTTAAGGGTTGCTCAGCAGATACGCTCGTGTATATTTACACCATACCAAAATCTGTTCCGCCGCAATCAATTTTACAGGTAAAAGAATTTATTTACACAGATGTGATGATCCCAATTGACTATGTAGAAGGTATTTACCCAAACAACGGCTACACCGCAGCATTCCCCTATTGTGTTGACTGTACTTTAAGGGGAAGTAACAGGCAACCCTCATTCTGGAAATGA
- a CDS encoding DUF4249 domain-containing protein, producing MFKIEKYYLIFLLPVFLMTNCKKQISSAAIAAPNNYLVVNGNIAVGDSTTISLSRTVNLSGKVNSNPELNAKVSIEGSQGGNYSLTASKNGNYVSAALNLSSSQTYRLKIVTADGKQYASDFVPVKNSPPIDTINYAIQSNGIQVKVNTHDPANNTHYYRWEYTETYIIHSMYYSNYMEVNHDTTAIRPADKQIYQCWVSDTSSTIVLGSSAKLAQDIISEQPVIAIPSSAEKLHIRYSIMLKQYALTTDAFNYFTLLKKNTEQLGSIFDAQPSELSGNIHCLSNPAEPVIGYVTVGAVAKQRIFIDNKDLPAWTPDLPGKNCQLDTLRYVFLIPKSSPPQLIYYVKEYIYTDAEIPIDIVGSYPDGGFTAAFPYCVDCTLRGVNKPPSFWK from the coding sequence ATGTTCAAAATAGAAAAGTATTATTTGATTTTCCTTTTACCTGTTTTTTTGATGACGAATTGTAAAAAACAAATTAGTTCAGCAGCCATAGCCGCTCCCAACAATTACCTGGTAGTTAATGGGAACATTGCTGTTGGAGACTCAACAACTATTTCGCTGAGCCGGACAGTAAACTTATCAGGAAAGGTGAATTCAAACCCCGAATTAAATGCAAAAGTTAGCATCGAGGGTTCGCAGGGAGGCAACTATTCATTAACTGCATCAAAAAACGGAAATTATGTGTCTGCCGCACTGAATTTATCATCATCCCAAACCTACCGGTTAAAAATAGTCACCGCCGATGGTAAGCAGTACGCTTCGGATTTTGTACCGGTTAAAAACTCCCCGCCTATTGATACCATAAATTATGCTATTCAAAGCAACGGCATCCAGGTTAAAGTAAACACCCACGATCCTGCCAATAACACCCATTATTACCGGTGGGAATATACGGAAACGTACATTATCCACTCCATGTACTACTCAAATTATATGGAAGTTAACCATGATACAACCGCTATCAGGCCTGCCGACAAACAAATATATCAATGCTGGGTTAGCGATACATCGAGCACTATTGTACTGGGATCATCCGCGAAATTGGCGCAGGATATTATCAGCGAACAGCCGGTTATCGCTATTCCTTCAAGTGCCGAGAAGCTACACATCAGGTATAGCATCATGCTAAAGCAATATGCATTAACAACAGATGCCTTTAATTATTTTACCCTATTGAAAAAGAATACAGAACAATTGGGAAGCATTTTTGACGCCCAGCCATCCGAACTTAGCGGCAATATTCATTGTTTATCAAACCCTGCTGAGCCGGTTATCGGGTATGTTACGGTAGGAGCAGTCGCAAAGCAGCGCATATTTATTGATAACAAAGATCTGCCCGCCTGGACCCCGGATCTGCCCGGTAAAAATTGTCAGCTTGATACGCTGAGATACGTGTTCCTTATCCCGAAATCTTCCCCGCCTCAACTTATTTACTATGTAAAGGAATATATTTATACGGATGCTGAAATCCCAATCGATATCGTCGGGTCGTATCCCGATGGTGGATTTACCGCTGCGTTTCCGTACTGCGTTGACTGTACATTAAGGGGCGTTAATAAACCGCCATCATTCTGGAAATAA